A window from Actinomycetospora corticicola encodes these proteins:
- a CDS encoding D-alanyl-D-alanine carboxypeptidase family protein yields the protein MPHRLAAALLVALLVLLGAAPAASAAPVAGAAPAQAACPQVNQPGPPVDESEAPRPGGAAPAPLPVPETPVGGAAMGTCGTVVPSGAPAPPEVGVQSYVVADLDSGAVLAAKVPHARLRPASLLKTLTGLLVAKQVPMDQVLVGTQDDANQEGTRVGIGPGGQYTVRQLFDAMLMASGNDAAHALAVRLTGSVPATVDLMNRTAADVGAHDTRAATPSGLDGPGQSSSAYDLASIFRLGMQQPAFAQAVGTRQIQFPGFGPTPPFAVDNDNKIFRYPGALGGKTGFTDDARHTYIGAQDRGGRRLVVVLMHGEQRPVPMVEQGLALLDYGYALPRDASVGRLTEQAPDDGSRGGSDASRVAVADAPDSPASGDTSWGTWLALGGVVLLGLVVLAARYRHRT from the coding sequence ATGCCTCATCGCCTCGCGGCTGCCCTCCTGGTCGCCCTGCTCGTGCTGCTCGGCGCCGCCCCTGCCGCAAGCGCCGCGCCCGTGGCCGGTGCCGCCCCGGCGCAGGCCGCGTGCCCGCAGGTGAACCAGCCCGGTCCCCCGGTCGACGAGTCGGAGGCACCGCGACCGGGTGGTGCGGCACCCGCGCCCCTCCCCGTGCCGGAGACCCCCGTGGGCGGCGCGGCGATGGGGACGTGCGGCACGGTCGTCCCGTCCGGTGCCCCGGCCCCGCCCGAGGTCGGGGTGCAGTCCTACGTCGTCGCCGACCTCGACTCCGGCGCCGTGCTCGCGGCGAAGGTCCCGCACGCGCGGCTCCGTCCCGCGTCGCTGCTCAAGACGCTCACCGGCCTGCTCGTCGCGAAGCAGGTGCCGATGGACCAGGTGCTGGTCGGCACGCAGGACGACGCGAACCAGGAGGGCACGCGGGTCGGGATCGGGCCCGGTGGGCAGTACACGGTGCGCCAGCTCTTCGACGCCATGCTCATGGCCTCGGGCAACGACGCGGCCCACGCGCTCGCCGTCCGCCTGACCGGCTCGGTCCCCGCCACGGTCGACCTCATGAACCGCACCGCCGCCGACGTCGGCGCCCACGACACCCGCGCCGCCACCCCGTCCGGGCTCGACGGGCCGGGCCAGAGCTCGAGCGCGTACGACCTGGCCAGCATCTTCCGGCTCGGCATGCAGCAGCCGGCGTTCGCCCAGGCCGTCGGGACCCGGCAGATCCAGTTCCCCGGCTTCGGGCCGACCCCGCCGTTCGCGGTGGACAACGACAACAAGATCTTCCGCTACCCGGGCGCGCTGGGCGGCAAGACGGGCTTCACCGATGACGCCCGCCACACCTACATCGGCGCGCAGGACCGGGGCGGCCGGCGGCTCGTCGTCGTGCTGATGCACGGCGAGCAGCGCCCGGTGCCGATGGTCGAGCAGGGGCTGGCGCTGCTCGACTACGGCTACGCCCTCCCCCGCGACGCCTCGGTCGGTCGGCTCACCGAGCAGGCTCCCGACGACGGGTCGCGCGGCGGGTCCGACGCGTCCCGGGTCGCCGTGGCGGACGCGCCCGACTCGCCGGCCTCCGGGGACACGAGCTGGGGCACCTGGCTCGCGCTCGGCGGCGTGGTGCTGCTCGGGCTGGTCGTGCTCGCCGCCCGGTACCGCCACCGGACGTAG
- the yhjD gene encoding inner membrane protein YhjD, producing the protein MSATIYGTAEPAPKTKFEQIREQRPWLDHLVRAAARYTEKHGDHYAAAITFFSILALVPLLMVGFAALAFVLVNNQALLDRFSVGITQAAPPGLGDLLNQVIRQAIEQRNAVGIIGLLGALFTGLGWMGNLREALSEQWDQRGEAPTVVKRYAGDLVAMIGLGLALALSFAITAIATGASSAVAEFLGLADQTWVKVVLFVAGLVVTLVANWLVFLWVIARLPREPVTLRSAGRAAILASVGFVILQQVMTVYIASVTSSPAGAAFGPIIGLLVFVNFVSRFILFVTAWAATLKENEREDVPEPAPVIVRPAVTVARGPGARATAGLLGAGAVVGAVLGINGVRRSRR; encoded by the coding sequence ATGAGCGCGACCATCTACGGGACGGCGGAGCCGGCCCCGAAGACGAAGTTCGAACAGATCCGGGAGCAGCGCCCGTGGCTGGACCACCTGGTCCGGGCCGCGGCGCGGTACACCGAGAAGCACGGGGACCACTACGCCGCGGCGATCACGTTCTTCTCGATCCTCGCGCTCGTCCCGCTGCTCATGGTCGGGTTCGCCGCGCTGGCGTTCGTGCTGGTGAACAACCAGGCGCTGCTCGACCGGTTCTCCGTGGGCATCACCCAGGCGGCGCCGCCCGGGCTCGGTGACCTGCTCAACCAGGTGATCCGGCAGGCCATCGAGCAGCGCAACGCGGTCGGGATCATCGGTCTGCTCGGCGCGCTGTTCACCGGGCTCGGCTGGATGGGCAACCTGCGAGAGGCGCTCTCCGAGCAGTGGGACCAGCGCGGCGAGGCGCCGACGGTGGTCAAGCGCTACGCCGGCGACCTGGTGGCGATGATCGGCCTCGGGCTGGCCCTCGCGCTGTCCTTCGCGATCACCGCGATCGCCACCGGGGCCTCCTCTGCCGTGGCCGAGTTCCTCGGGCTGGCCGACCAGACGTGGGTGAAGGTCGTCCTGTTCGTCGCCGGGCTCGTGGTGACCCTGGTGGCGAACTGGCTGGTCTTCCTCTGGGTGATCGCGCGCCTGCCCCGCGAGCCCGTGACCCTGCGTTCGGCCGGCCGCGCCGCGATCCTCGCCTCGGTCGGGTTCGTGATCCTGCAGCAGGTCATGACCGTCTACATCGCCAGCGTGACCAGTTCGCCCGCCGGCGCAGCGTTCGGGCCGATCATCGGTCTGCTGGTGTTCGTCAACTTCGTCTCGCGGTTCATCCTCTTCGTCACCGCCTGGGCCGCGACGCTCAAGGAGAACGAGCGCGAGGACGTCCCGGAGCCGGCCCCCGTGATCGTCCGCCCGGCGGTGACGGTCGCCCGCGGGCCGGGCGCCCGCGCGACGGCAGGTCTGCTCGGTGCCGGCGCGGTCGTCGGGGCGGTGCTGGGGATCAACGGGGTGCGTCGCAGCCGGCGCTGA